GTGTGGGTACTACAGGTTATGTGATCTGTTACATGTCAGTTATGGGTACTACAAGTTATGTGATCTGTTACATGTTGTCAGTTATGGGTACTACAGGTTATGTGATCTGTTACATGTTGTCAGTTATGGGCACTACAAGTTATGTGATCTGTTACATGTTGTCAGTTATGGGTACTACAGGTTATGTGATCTGTTACATGTTGTCAGTTATGGGTACTACAAGTTATGTGATCTGTTACATGTTGTCAGTTATGGGTACTACAGGTTATGTGATCTGTTACATGTTGTCAGTTATGGGTACTACAAGTTATGTGATCTGTTACATGTTGTCAGTTATGGGTACTACAGGTTATGTGATCTGTTACAGGTTGTCAGGTGTGGGTACTACAAGTTATGTGATCTGTTACAGGTTGTCAGGTGTGGGTACTACAGGTTATGTGATCTGTTACATGTTGTCAGTTATGGGTACTACAAGTTAAGTGATCTGTTACATGTTGTCAGTTATGGGTACTACAGGTTATGTGATCTGTTACATGTTGTCAGTTATGGGTACTACAAGTTATGTGATCTGTTACATGTTGTCAGTTATGGGTACTACAGGTTATGTGATCTGTTACAGGTTGTCAGGTGTGGGTACTACAGGTTATGTGATCTGTTACATGTTGTCAGTTATGGGTACTACAAGTTATGTGATCTGTTACATGTTGTCAGTTATGGGTACTACAGGTTATGTGATCTGTTACAGGTTATCAGGTGTGGGTACTACAAGTTATGTGATCTGTTACAGGTTATCAGGTGTGGGTACTACAGGTTATGTGATCTGTTACAGGTTATCAGGTGTGGGTACTACAAGTTATGTGATCTGTTACAGGTTATCAGGTGTGGGTACTACAGGTTATGTGATCTGTTACAGGTTGTCAGGTGTGGGTACTACAAGTTATGTGATCTGTTACAGGTTGTCAGGTGTGGGTACTACAGGTTATGTGATCTGTTACAGGTTGTCAGGTGTGGGTACTACAGGTTATGTGATCTGTTACAGGTTATCAGGTGTGGGTACTACAAGTTATGTGATCTGTTACAGGTTATCAGGTGTGGGTACTACAAGTTATGTGATCTGTTACAGGTTATCAGGTGTGGGTACTACAAGTTATGTGATCTGTTACAGGTTGTCAGGTGTGGGTACTACAAGTTATGTGATCTGTTACAGGTTGTCAGGTGTGGGTACTACAAGTTATGTGATCTGTTACAGGTTATCAGGTGTGGGTACTACAAGTTATGTGATCTGTTACAGGTTGTCAGGTGTGGGTACTACAAGTTATGTGATCTGTTACAGGTTATCAGGTGTGGGTACTACAAGTTATGTGATCTGTTACAGGTTGTCAGGTGTGGGTACTACAGGTTATGTGATCTGTTACAGGTTGTCAGGTGTGGGTACTACAAGTTATGTGATCTGTTACAGGTTATCAGGTGTGGGTACTACAAGTTATGTGATCTGTTACAGGTTGTCAGGTGTGGGTACTACAGGTTATGTGATCTGTTACAGGTTGTCAGGTGTGGGTACTACAAGTTATGTGATCTGTTACAGGTTGTCAGGTGTGGGTACTACAAGTTATGTGATATGTTTCAGGTTATCAGGTGTGGGTACTACAAGTTATGTGATCTGTTACAGGTTATCAGGTGTGGGTACTACAAGTTATGTGATCTGTTACAGGTTATCAGGTGTGGGTACTACAAGTTATGTGATCTGTTACAGGTTGTCAGGAGTGAGCATTTACTGCTCGAGagcagagtgtgagagagagagaagagagagagagagagagagagagagagagagagagagagagagagagagagagagagagagagagagaggtcaatgtgtacacacacacacacacgcacacacacacctgacacaggcATACCTTCCTCAGATACTGTCAACCATGGGGTCCTCAAGCTCTCTGTCCTGACTACTAAAACCTTCCAcatgagacggtacaaccttccacGTGAGACGATACAACCTCCAACATGAGACTGTAAACCTTCCACGTGAGGCGATACAACCCTCCTACATGAGACGGTACACCCTTCACACTGAGACGGTACAACCTCCAAcatgagacggtacaaccttcaCGTGAGACGATACAACTCCAAcatgagacggtacaaccttccacGTGAGACAGATACAACCTCCAACATGAGACGGTAACACCCTTCCACATGAGACGTTTACAACCTCCACATTGAGACGGGTACCATACCTTCACAATGAGGACGTTACAACCTCCAGcatgagacggtacaaccttccGCATGAGACAGTACAACCTCCAcatgagacggtacaaccttccacGTGAGACGATACAACCTCCAAcatgagacggtacaaccttccacATGAGACGTTACAACCTCCAAcatgagacggtacaaccttccacatgagacgatacaacctccaacatgagacggtacaaccttccacGTGAGACGATACAACCTCCAAcatgagacggtacaaccttccacATGAGACGTTACAACCTCCAAcatgagacggtacaaccttccacATGAGACGTTACAACCTCCAGcatgagacggtacaaccttccacATGAGACGATACAACCTCCAACATGAGACGGTATATCCTTCCACATGAGACGGTACAACCTCCAAcatgagacggtacaaccttccacATGAGACGTTACAACCTCCAACATGAGACGGCACAACCTTCCACATGAGACAGTACAACCTCCAACATGAGACGGTACATCCTTCCACATGAGACGGTACAACCTCCAAcatgagacggtacaaccttccacatgagacggtacaacctccaacatgagacggtacaaccttccacATGAGACGTACAACCTCCAAcatgagacggtacaaccttccacatgagacggtacaacctccacatgagacggtacaaccttccacATGAGACGGTACAACTCTCTACATGAGACGATACAACCTTCCACATGAGACGATACAACCTTCCAcatgagacggtacaaccttccacatgagacggtacaaccttccacgtgagacggtacaaccttccacatgagacggtacaaccttccacgtgagacggtacaaccttccacatgagacggtacaacctccaacatgagacggtacaaccttccacatgagacggtacaacctccacatgagacggtacaaccttccacATGAGACGATACAACCTTCCAACACGAGAAGGAACAACCTTCCACATAAGACGATACAACCTTCCAcatgagacggtacaaccttccacGTGAGACGATACAACCTTCCACATAAGACGttacaaccttccacatgagAGACAGTACAACCTCCAAcatgagacggtacaaccctccacATGAGACAGTACAACCTCCAACATGAGACGGTATATCCTTCCAcatgagacggtacaaccttccacACGAGACGGTACAACCTTACACATGAGACAGTACAACCTCCAACATGAGACGGTATATCCTTCCACATGAGACGGTACAACCTCCAAcatgagacggtacaaccttccacATAAGTCGGTACAACCTTCCACATGAGACGATACAACCTTCCACATGAGACGGTACAACCTCCAACATGAGACGGTACAATCTTCCACGAGACAGTACAACCTCCAACATGAGACGGTACAACTTTCCACTtgagacggtacaaccttccacATGAGACGATACAACCTTCCGcatgagacggtacaaccttccacATGAGACGTTACAACCTCCAAcatgagacggtacaaccttccacATGAGACTGCACAACCTCCAACATGAGACGGTACATCCTTCCACGTGAGACGGTACAACCTCCAAcatgagacggtacaaccttccacatgagacggtacaaccttctACATAAGACGATACACCCTTCCAcatgagacggtacaaccttccacatgagacggtacaaccttccacATGAGACGATATAACCTTCCACATGAGACGGTACAAGCTTGCTACATGAGGTGGTGCAACCTTCCACATGATACGATATAACCTTTCACATGAGACAGTGCAACCTCCAACATGAGACAGTTCAACCTTCCACATGAGACGGTACAACCTCCAATATgtgacggtacaaccttccacATGAGACGATAGAACCTTCTATATGAGACGGTACAAACCTGCtacatgaggcagtacaaccttCCACATGAGACACTGCAACCTTCCAAgagacggtacaaccttccacATGAGACGGTTCAGCCTTCCACATGAGACGGTACAACCATAAAcatgagacggtacaaccttctACATGAGACGATACAACCTTCCACATGAGGCGGTACAACCTTCCACATGAGACGGCACAACCTCCCACATAAAAAGGTACAACCTTCCACATAAGACGGTACAACTTTCCACATGAGACGGTTCAACCTTCCACATGAAACGGCACAACCTTAAAcatgagacggtacaaccttctACATGAGATTATACAACCTTCCAcatgagacggtacaaccttACACATGAAACGGCACAACCTCCCAcatgagacggtacaaccttccacATGAGACGGCGCAACCTTCCACATGAGACGGCACAACCTTCCACATGAGACGATACACCCTCCACATGAGACGGCACAACCTTCCATATGAGGCGATACAACCTTCCACATGAGACGGCACAACCTTCCAcatgagacggtacaaccttccacatgagacggtacaaccttccacATGAGACGGCACAACCTTCCATATGAGACTGTACAAACCTGCTACATGAAGCGGTACAACCTTCCATGTGAGACAATACAACCTTCCACATGAGACGGCACAACCTTCCAcatgagacggtacaaccttccacatgagacggtacaaccttccacATGAGACGGCACAACCTTCCATATGAGATGGTACAACCTTCCATGTGAGACAATACAACCTTCCACATGAGACGGCACAACCTTCCACATGAGACAGCACTAACCTTCCACACATGACACAAACCTTCCATAGATGACACAAACCTTCCACAGACTACACAAACCTTCTATAGATGACACAAACCTTCCATAGATTACAATGACTATCCATATATGAAACAAACCTCTCAGATGACACAGACCTTCCATAGATGACACAAACCTTCTACAGATGACACAAACCTTCCATAGATTACAATGACTATCCATATATGAAACAAACCTCTCAGATGACACAGACCTTACAGAGATGACACAAACCTTCTACAGATGACACAAACCTTCCATAGATGACACTTACAATCCATACATGAAACAAACCTTTCAGATGACACAGACCTTCCATAGATGACAAAGACCTTCCATAGATGACACTGACAATCCATACATGAAACAAACCTCTCAGATGACACAGACCTTCCATAGATGACACAAACCTTCCACAGATGACACTGAATCCATACATGAAACAAACCTCTCAGATGACACAGACCTTCCATAGATGACACAAACCTTCCATAGATGACACTGACAATCCATACATGAAACAAACCTCTCAGATGACACAGACCTTCCATAGATGACAAAGACCTTCCATAGATGACACAAAGCTTCCACAGATGACGCAGACCTTCCATAGATGACGCAAACTTTCCATAGATGACACAAACCTTCCAGGGATGACACAAACCTTCCAAAGAGGATACTGACTATCCATACATGAAGCAAACCTCTCTGATGACACAAACCTTCCAGAGACGACAAAGACCTTCCATGGATGACACAAAGCTTCCACAGATGACGCAGACCTTCCATAGATGATACAGACCTTCCATAGATGACACAAACCTTCCACAGATGACACAAACCTTCCATTGAGGATACCGACCTTCTATAGATGACACAAACCTTCTATAGAAAACAGAAACCTTCCATAGATGACACAAACCTTCCATAGATGACACAAACTTTCCATAGATGGCACAGACCTTCCATAGATGATACAAACTTTCCATAGACGACACAGACCTTCCATAGATGACACAAACCTTCCATAGATGACACTGACTATCCATATATGAAACAAACCTTTCAGATGACACAGACCTTCCAAAAACGACACAAACCTTTCATAGATGACACAAACCTTCCATATATAAAACAAACCTCTCAGATGACACAGACCTTCAAGAGATGACAAAAACCTTCTACAGATGACACAAACCTTCCATAGATGACACTGACTATCATACATGAAACAAACCTCAGATGACACAAACCTTCCATAGATGACACAAACCTTCCATAGATGACACTGACTATCATACATGAAACAAACCTCAGATGACACAAACCTTCCATAGATGACACAAACCTTCCATAGATGACACAAACCTTCCATAGATGACACTGACTATCATACATGAAACAAACCTCAGATGACACAGACCTTCCACAGATGACACAAACCTTCCATAGATGACACAAACCTTCCAAAGATGACACTGACTATCATACATGAAACAAACCTCAGATGACACAAACCTTCCATAGATGACACAAACCTTCCATAGATGACACAAACCTTCCATAGATGACACTGACTATCATACATGAAACAAACCTCAGATGACACAGACCTTCCACAGATGACACAAACCTTCCATAGATGACACAAACCCTCCACAGATGACACAGACCTTCCATAGATGACAAACTTTCCATAGATGACACAAACCTTCCAAAGAGGATACTGACTATCCATGCATGAAGGAAACCTCTCTGATGACACAGACCTTCAAGAGACGACACAGATCTTCCAAAGACGACACAAACCTTCCATAGATGATACAGACCTTCCATACATGAGACAAACCTTCCACAGATGACACAAAACTTCCATAGAGGATACAGACCTTCCATAGATGCCACAAACCTTCTATAGAAAGCAGAAACTTTCCATAGATGACACAAACCTTctatagaaaacagaaactttccatagatgacacaaaccttctatagaaaacagaaactttccATAGATGACACAAACCTTAAATAAATGACACAAACATTCTATAGACAACACAAACCTTCCATAGATGACACAAACCTTCCACAGATGACACAGACCTTCCATAGATGACACAAACCCTCCATAGATGACACAAACATTTCATAGAGGATACAGACCTTCCATTGATGACACAAACCTTCCATAAATGATACAGACCTTAAATAAATGACACAAACATTCTATAGACAACACAAACCTTCCATAGATGACACAAACCTTCCATAGATGGCACAGACCTTCCATAGATGACACAAACCATCCATATATGACACTGACTATCCATACATGAAACAAACCTCTCAGATGACACAGAGCTTCCAGAGATGACAAAGACCTTCCAAAGACGACACAAACCGTCCATAGATGACACAAACCTTCCATAAATGACACAAACCTTCTGCAGATGACACAAACCTTCCATAGAAGACAGACCTTCCATAGATGACAAACCTTTCACAGATGACACAGACCTTCCGCAGATGACACAAACCTTCCATAGATGACAGACCTTCCATAGATGACACAAACCCTCCATAGATGACTCTGATTATCCATACATGAAAGAAACCTCTCAGATGACACAGACCTTCCAGAGATGACACAGACCTTCCAAAGAAGACACAAACCTTCCACAGATGATACAAACCTCCCATAGATGAcagaccttccacaaaccttCCATACACAACAAAGACCGTCCATAGATGACAAAAACCTTCCATAGATGAAACAGAGATTCCAGAGATAACAGTGACCTTCCAGGGATAACAGTGACCCTCCATACATGACAACAACCTTCCATAGACGACACAGACCCTCCATGTATAATACAGATCTTCCAAAAGTGACACAGACGTTCCATAGTTAACACAGACCTTCCATAGATAACACAAACCTTCTGTGGTGGCTTCTTGTGGACAGTAGCCATCATGTTAGCATACTGGTGGACAGTAGCCATCATAGTAGCGTACTAGTGGACAGTAGCCATCATGTTAGCATACTGGTGGACAGTAGCCATCATAGTAGCGTACTAGTGGACAGTAGCCATCATGTTAGCATACTGGTGGACAGTAGTCATCATGTTAGCTTACTGGTGGACAGTAGCCATCATCTTAGCATACTGGTGGACAGTAGCCATCATAGTAGCGTACTAGTGGACAGTAGCCATCATGTTAGCATACTGGTGGACAGTAGTCATCATGTTAGCTTACTGGTGGACAGTAGCCATCATGTTAGCACACTGGTGGACAGTAGCCATCATAGTAGCGTACTAGTGGACAGTAGCCATCATGTTAGCATACTGGTGAACAGTAGCCATCATGTTAGCATACTGGTGGACAGTAGTCATCATGTTAGCTTACTGGTGGACAGTAGCCATCATGTTAGCATACTGGTGGACAGTAGTCATCATGTAGCATACTGGTGGACAGTAGCCATCATGTTAGCATACTGGTGGACAGTAGCCATCATATTAGCGTACTGGTGGACAGTAGCCATCATGTTAGCATACTGGTGGACAGTAGCCATCATGTTAGCGTACTGGTGGACAGTAGTCATCATGTAGCATACTGGTGGACAGTAGCCATCATGTTAGCTTACTGGTGGACAGTAGCCATCATGTTAACATACTGGTGGACAGTAGTCATGTTAACTTACTGGTGGACAGTAGCCATCATGTTAGCTTACTGGTGGACAGTAGCCATCATGTTAGCATACTGGTAGACAGTAGTCATGTTAACTTACTGGTGGACAGTAGCCACCATGTCAGCATATTGGTGGGCAGTAGTCATCTTGTTAGCCTACTGGTGGACAGTAGCCATCATGTTAGCATACTGGTGGACAGTAGCAATCATATTATTCTAGTGGTGCACAGTAGCCATCAAGTTAGCTTACTGGTGGACAGTAGCCATCAAGTTAGCTTACTGGCGGACAGTAGCCATCATGTTAGCCTACTGGTGGACAGTAGCCATCATGTTAGCCTACTGGTGGACAGTAGCCATCATGTTAGCCTACTGGTGGACAGTAGCCATCATCTTAGCTTACTGGTGGACAGTAGCAATCATGTTAGCATAATGGTGGACAGTAGCCATCATGTTAGCCTACTGGTGGACAGTAGCCATCATGTTAGCCTACTGGTGGACAGTAGCCATCATGTTAGCTTACTGGTGGACAGTAGCAATCATGTTAGCATAAAGGTGGACAGTAGCCATCATGTTAGCTTACTGGTGGACAGTAGCCATCATGTTAGCTTACTGATAGACAGTAGCCATCATGTCAGCCTACTTGTGGACAGTAGACATCATGTTAGCCTACTGGTGGACAGTAGCCATCATGTTATTCTAGTGGTGGACAGTAGACATCATGTTGCCTACTGGTGGATAGTAGCCATCATGTTAGCTTACTGGAGGACAGTAGCAATCATGTTAGCTTACTGGTGGACAGTAGCAATCATGTTAGCCTACTGGTGGACAGTAGCCATCATGTTAGTCTACTGGTGGAGAGTAACCATCATGTTAGCCTATTCGTGGACAGTAGTCATCATGTTAGCCTACTGGTGGACAGTAGCCACCATGTTAGCCTACTGGTGGACAGTAACCATCATGTTATTCTAGTGGTGGACAGTAGCCATCATGTTGGCTGAAGAGTGGACAGTTGCCATCGTGTTAGCTTACTGGTGGACAGTTGCCATCATGTTAGCTTACTGGTGGACAGTAGCCATCATGTTAGCCTACTGGTGGACAGTACCCATCGTGTTAGCTTACTGGTGGACAGTAGCCATCATGTTAGCCTACTGGTGGACAGTAGCCACCATGTTAGCCTACTGTTAGAGAGTAGTCATCATGTTAGCCTGCTCGTGGACAGTAGTCACCATGCTAGCCTACTGGTGGACAGTAGCCACCATGTTAGCCTACTGGTGGACAGTAGCCGCCATGTTAGCCTACTGGTGGACAGTAGCCACCATGTTAGCTTACTGGTGGACAGTAGCCATCATGTTAGCTTACTTGTGGACAGTAGGCATCATGTTAGCCTACTGGTGGACAGCAGCCATCATGTTAGCATACTGGTGGACAGTACCCATCATGGTAGCCTACTGGTGGACAGTAGCCTACTTGTAGACAGTAGCCATCATGTTGGCCTACTGGTGGACAGTTGCCAACATGTTAGCTTACTGGTGGACAGTAGCCATCATGTTAGCCTACTGGAGGACAGTAGCCATCATGTTAGCTTACTAGTGGACAGTAGCCATCATGTTAGCCTACTGGTGGACAGTACCCATCATGTAGCCTACTGGTGGACAGTGGTAGCCACCATGTTAGCCTACTGATGTACAGTAGCCATTGTTAGCCTACTGGTGGACAGTAGCCATCACATTAGCCTACTGGTGGACAGTAGCCATCATGTTAGGATACTGGTGGCAAGTAGCCATCATGTTAGCTTACTGGTGGACAGCAGCCAACAATTTAGCTTACTGGTGGGCAGTAGCCATCATGTTAGCTTTTGGTGGACAGTAACCATCATGTTAGCTTACTGGTGGGCAGTAGCCATCATGTTAGCTTACTGGTGGACAACTGCCACAATGTGAGCTTACTAGAGAACTGCTGCCACAATGCGAGCCTACAAGAAGTCTGTAGTCATCATTTTAGCCTACTGGTGGGCAACATCATGCTTTTGGCTTACTTGTGAACAGATGATAACCATCCTAGTGGACACAGTCAGTATGTAAGCTTATTGCAGGACATTACAAGCTCACTGCTGGACACTACAAGCTCTAAGCTTACAGCCTGTTAATGAATTACTGGCCGTCTTGGGAGACAACCGATGAACCATTAAAAAGTTAagaaatatattcaatatgataTAAGGATGATGGAACAATGCCACCGTTATGTGTTGATGTAGGACTCTTGTGTGTCCTCAGGATACATTTACTGAGGAGTGTTGTTACAAGACACATGTGACTAATATGCATTTACACACAGCATGCATCATTTCACATTCATCTAGCTCTCCAAGGACAATGCAGGGACCCTTTAATGAGACTATACAAGTTTTCTATACTGTGGATGGATTAGCATACTTATATTTGGCTTTATGTTCAAATGTGTGTGTTCAAGTAGTTTGGTGTGTTTAAGTGTTGGCAGTTTTCAGCGTTTTATACTGTTCTTATTAGGAACTTTGTGTTCCAGTTTGCGCCTTACGCCCGCTCAGTGTCTCCGACATGACTGGCTAAGAAGGCCACCTATCTCGAGTCTACAAAGAAGCTGCTCAGTGTCTGAGTCTGAATCTGTGTCTGAAGATTCAGAAGATGACACAGATGAGGATTCATATGAGTCAAGTAATGGTGACAGGACTGTTAAGgaagaacaaaagagagagaaagataagaagacAGAAGATGAATTGAAACTTGCTGAAGCTAAAAGAAAGGAGCTGGAGAAACAagttgaaaacagaaaaaaagaatcagaAGAAAAATATGATGCTAGGCAAAGAGAAGAGGAACTGGAGCGGACAAAGGTACAACTGAAGGAGTTTGTGGAAAGGTGGAATTTACACCCTAACTCACCTTATCTCATAGGCACTTCATTTCCACTGGACCTCCAGGACTTGGAGAGGACAAGAGGTTGCAACTCCAGAGATTCCCTTACATCTGTGGCAGTTGCACCCCCATCAGACCATGGTGACCTTTCAtttcttgatgatgatgggtttCCTCTTTGTGAGCTTAACAAAGTAACTAAACAAGAGGTAGTACCTAATGATATCATCAACCAGGAGGATTTTCAGATGTCTACAACAAAGCTAGCTCAGCCCTTAATGGAACATTCATCACAGCAGGAAATGGCTATAAGAGAACCAGCACAACCCCTAACCAAGCACCCATCACCAGATGAAGTGGCTAAGCAACTAGAAATTAAACTCACACAGCTACAACTGGAGGACACAGTCAAGCCAAGAAAGGAAGAAAGCATAGCAGAAAGCAACCATACATTGGCTTATGCACGTGAAGACAGAGGTGATGATAAGAATGAAGGATCCAACGGAACAATAAAGCTAAGTGACAAGTTAGAACAAATAAACAAAGTGACAGATAAGAGAAACAGTGTGACATATGTCAATATAGATGTGAATAAATATAAAAgagaacagaaaaaggaaaaagaaattttcaattCAAAGAATATGGAGCAGAAGGTcactgaaaataaaaacaaaaagactGAAATACAAAAAGAGGTCAACAAGATACCAAAAATGTTAAGTGAGGAGAAGACAGATAAGCACAAAGAGGCATCTAAAGAATGTATAAGAATGAAGAATTCAGGTGCAATCCAAACAAAAGATCATGAGGAGGAAAGGACCAGTCTCCAGAAACAGGAACTGAGAGAAAAGCACAGAAATGAGGAGAAAAAGCCAGCAAAAGCATCAGGACGTGTTGCATGTGAAGAGCCAAAGGAGGCAGAGAAGATCATAAGTGAGATACTGAGGGGTGACCACAAGGCAGCATATGAAGAGTATAAGAGAATGGTGAATGAGGCACAAATGGCATACTCTGATGACtggaagacgaagaaaaacccaAAAGAGAAAGAAGTAAGTCAAGCACCAAATAAACCTCATGGAATGGATATCAGACAGGTACCTAACAACACAATACGGAGAACAACCGACAAGTACGAAGAcactaatgaaagagaagaggaacatCAGAAAATGGTCATTACTGCTGAAAGTAtgaaagaacagaagaaggaagataAAATAAGTGGAACAGGGATGGAAGAGACCGTAGAGAAAGAGACTGTCTTTGGGGAACACAACTTTGCCAATAAGAGAAGTAATGGACAAGAGAAAATGAGTAATGCATCAATAGAATGTGAAGATAAGATGCTTGAAATACAAGATACTGAGATGGCTGAGCACAGGAGAGCATATGAAGAATACAAGAAATTGGTAAATCTAACACAAATAGAAATGTCAGAGGTAAAAAATAATCTGAAAATCAGTCCAGCAGTAGATGACcaaagaaatggcaatcaagagaAAGTCACTGGAACAGGTAGTAAAATGCAAAAGAGTAACAGAGAACTGCAAAAAATAAATGATTCACATAATAGGCAAGAAAGCAAAAAGATAAATAGCTTAAATAACAGTGATCATTTACCAATGGAACCTCTTAAAAGACCAGAAATCATTGCACTCCAGAATGAGGAGTTAGGAGGAGTAATGTTGAGAGTGAGAAAGCAGTCCTTATCTCAAGCAGAACAGGGAGTTGAGGGTTTAGCCAAAGACCAGATCCCCAGTATCACGACGTCAAGGCAAAGTGAAGATTTGAGTTCCAGTTTTAGTGGCTCCAGAAGCTCCACACCCACAAAGCAGCTCAAGAAGCAGCCATCTAGAGATGTACCACTTCAAGCCAAGAACCTAGAAAGGGAAGATCAAGGAAGAACACCACTCTGCCAACGGTCCTTGCAAGATGTTGATGGTGACAATTCTTATTGTGGTGGAAAGCAGAGTCCACGTGATATGACACCTGAGAGCTCCTCACATCTGAACTGCAAACAATCACATGAGGAACGGCCTCCATCCAGGGAGTCTGACAGAGGCACCCGTAGTGGAACCCCTATCAGCAGTGGTCACCGGCGACCTTCTCGGGATGTTCCACTCAGCCCTGTTCAGATGGACCGGTTGA
The sequence above is a segment of the Panulirus ornatus isolate Po-2019 chromosome 12, ASM3632096v1, whole genome shotgun sequence genome. Coding sequences within it:
- the LOC139751993 gene encoding uncharacterized protein isoform X1 is translated as MWQHTTHSGHVCGRETMIYVDEEDPDGELPPAFPPREVHVKDDEDIHNYFHLRKEIGRGRFGTVYLAEEKQTGQRFAAKIVSTKRNQDRANAEREVDIMKALNTHPRLIQLYEAYDMSKEMCLVLEIVEGGELFERVIDESFVLTEKACTVFVRQICQGVEYIHSKNILHLDMKPENILCLTRQGNRVKICDFGLARRYDPRKKLQVLFGTPEFVAPEVVNFEPISFGTDLWSVGVICYVLLSGLSPFMGHDYVETMTNVSHNKYDFDDPAFEKVSLQAKDFIQKLLVLDKSLRLTPAQCLRHDWLRRPPISSLQRSCSVSESESVSEDSEDDTDEDSYESSNGDRTVKEEQKREKDKKTEDELKLAEAKRKELEKQVENRKKESEEKYDARQREEELERTKVQLKEFVERWNLHPNSPYLIGTSFPLDLQDLERTRGCNSRDSLTSVAVAPPSDHGDLSFLDDDGFPLCELNKVTKQEVVPNDIINQEDFQMSTTKLAQPLMEHSSQQEMAIREPAQPLTKHPSPDEVAKQLEIKLTQLQLEDTVKPRKEESIAESNHTLAYAREDRGDDKNEGSNGTIKLSDKLEQINKVTDKRNSVTYVNIDVNKYKREQKKEKEIFNSKNMEQKVTENKNKKTEIQKEVNKIPKMLSEEKTDKHKEASKECIRMKNSGAIQTKDHEEERTSLQKQELREKHRNEEKKPAKASGRVACEEPKEAEKIISEILRGDHKAAYEEYKRMVNEAQMAYSDDWKTKKNPKEKEVSQAPNKPHGMDIRQVPNNTIRRTTDKYEDTNEREEEHQKMVITAESMKEQKKEDKISGTGMEETVEKETVFGEHNFANKRSNGQEKMSNASIECEDKMLEIQDTEMAEHRRAYEEYKKLVNLTQIEMSEVKNNLKISPAVDDQRNGNQEKVTGTGSKMQKSNRELQKINDSHNRQESKKINSLNNSDHLPMEPLKRPEIIALQNEELGGVMLRVRKQSLSQAEQGVEGLAKDQIPSITTSRQSEDLSSSFSGSRSSTPTKQLKKQPSRDVPLQAKNLEREDQGRTPLCQRSLQDVDGDNSYCGGKQSPRDMTPESSSHLNCKQSHEERPPSRESDRGTRSGTPISSGHRRPSRDVPLSPVQMDRLSKASGLASPDRMLPQAQAWPDLIVAPQGENTDLHDYKNSLDVPVATLVKSPSGKQLSVPELTVSQEKEITHLPSNCNIEAQDDKATKEPAYVSNNKLVAWILDIGNTQNKYTPSLSTVDLVNQWESRDSSPRPTPSPSRDRSPKPRDKSPLPVGRERDKSPAIGRPQPPFQPLSREPSSDNLHIRTPWGTLKRSPSKNNLSKSPSSEAPTILVKETATTVQSKRETFIQNMDDGKFNGSCVQSTSPRSPLSQLLREESFTTDLQLPLQGSGDIPPISLDKIKEPKKYDKKEIDLRNETKEKDIKSHTLPRPSKLMKMKSTDTLSHCSDEGKKYFKKPASIDIKKTDDMDNSHSLKRKSKFPPSSNQKKKIGLLLFSAQDRISQFEQQQPTSRPPQRPITRSRSNVVLSSYSERRSSSDQTVEKKPVSEVTRNGLTGASASSRIGDKTQVGFLRTRLLDKVGKVSATLPEEPYNQNSTSSGILSGRERSTVSSRPTSSHQQNPYAAAHSTRHP